One window from the genome of Balneola sp. encodes:
- a CDS encoding MBL fold metallo-hydrolase, with protein sequence MTYGGNTTCVQVQIEGIEELLIFDAGTGFRNLGNELQSNGSPLKGRVFISHPHWDHLQGFPFFKPFYNGDNWFRIYLPPQGDMGCEEILQGHMSSTFFPVSIDMLEADLQCETFQPGKRSFDNYTVEYMWATHTVPTAIYKLTVKDKVIVFCPDNELAAEDSDEVIKFKEEFKDFIKGSDVLIHDAQYNRVSYQERKGWGHSAWEDVAEIAAEAKVKMLYLTHHDPDKSDDVLAEVDKKVIEKHGSDFTEISLAKEGQEIKLPLNTAKIIAD encoded by the coding sequence ATGACCTATGGTGGTAATACCACCTGTGTTCAGGTTCAGATTGAAGGCATTGAAGAGCTCCTTATTTTTGATGCAGGAACCGGATTCAGAAACCTCGGCAATGAATTACAAAGCAATGGCTCACCGCTAAAAGGCCGAGTTTTTATATCGCATCCCCACTGGGATCACTTGCAAGGCTTTCCTTTTTTCAAACCTTTTTATAACGGGGATAACTGGTTCCGTATTTACTTACCTCCACAAGGTGATATGGGATGTGAAGAAATTCTTCAAGGCCATATGTCCAGCACTTTTTTCCCGGTATCTATAGATATGCTGGAAGCAGATTTGCAATGCGAGACATTTCAACCCGGAAAAAGGTCTTTCGATAATTACACTGTTGAGTACATGTGGGCAACTCATACTGTGCCTACAGCTATCTACAAACTTACAGTTAAAGATAAAGTAATTGTATTTTGTCCGGATAATGAACTGGCAGCAGAGGACAGCGATGAAGTCATTAAATTCAAAGAAGAGTTTAAAGATTTCATTAAGGGCAGTGATGTGTTGATTCATGATGCCCAGTACAACAGGGTTTCTTACCAAGAACGAAAAGGGTGGGGACATTCAGCCTGGGAAGATGTGGCCGAGATAGCAGCTGAAGCTAAAGTAAAAATGCTGTACTTAACTCATCATGACCCGGATAAAAGTGATGATGTATTAGCTGAAGTAGATAAGAAAGTAATAGAAAAGCATGGTTCTGATTTCACTGAAATAAGTTTGGCGAAAGAAGGACAGGAAATAAAGCTGCCCCTCAATACAGCCAAAATTATTGCTGATTAG
- a CDS encoding 4-carboxymuconolactone decarboxylase: MDNTYYKAEDLKKFGNITEFQENLGNKFFEYYGEVFEEGALTKREKALIALAVAHTVQCPYCIDAYTSDSLEKGASEEQMMEAVHVAAAIRGGSSLVHGVQMMNKVKDLSM; encoded by the coding sequence ATGGACAATACTTATTACAAAGCAGAAGACTTAAAGAAGTTTGGAAATATTACTGAATTCCAGGAAAATCTCGGTAATAAATTTTTTGAATACTATGGAGAGGTCTTTGAGGAAGGGGCGCTTACCAAACGAGAAAAAGCACTTATTGCTCTGGCTGTAGCTCACACGGTGCAGTGTCCATATTGTATTGATGCATATACCAGCGACAGCCTCGAAAAAGGTGCCAGTGAAGAACAAATGATGGAAGCGGTGCACGTTGCAGCGGCTATAAGAGGTGGCTCATCCTTAGTTCATGGCGTACAGATGATGAACAAAGTGAAAGATCTGTCAATGTAA
- a CDS encoding radical SAM protein, which translates to MKSLLAESHSLSKPSVQLEIINSHNQKIESLPKFEEKINDIGLFPLKPTGIEIFQMNVGYMCNMTCKHCHVDAGPDRQEIMTKETFEYCLDALKNTDIQTVDLTGGAPEMNPHFRWFVEEVSKLGKQVIVRSNLTILTTNKFSDLPEFFKKHNVEVTCSLPFYSKSRTDRQRGEGTYDKSITALKRLNEIGYGKEGTGLMLNLVYNPVGAFLPGDQAEIRQEFKKELKRKHDIEFNDLFTITNLPISRFLNFLLMSGNLEDYMEKLIESFNPAAAEGVMCRNTISIGWDGRLFDCDFNQMLEMETHKDTVQHIKDFDLDSLNNREIMINQHCFGCTAGAGSSCGGATT; encoded by the coding sequence ATGAAAAGTTTATTAGCGGAATCACACTCTCTGTCAAAGCCGAGTGTACAGCTTGAAATCATAAATTCACATAACCAAAAGATTGAATCCCTTCCTAAGTTTGAAGAAAAGATCAATGATATTGGACTGTTCCCACTTAAACCTACCGGAATAGAGATCTTTCAAATGAATGTGGGCTACATGTGTAACATGACCTGCAAACACTGTCATGTTGATGCAGGGCCTGACCGGCAGGAAATTATGACGAAAGAGACTTTTGAATACTGTCTGGATGCTCTCAAAAATACTGATATCCAAACGGTAGATTTGACTGGTGGAGCTCCGGAGATGAATCCTCATTTTAGGTGGTTTGTGGAAGAGGTTTCGAAGCTGGGTAAGCAGGTTATCGTCCGTTCAAATCTGACTATTCTGACGACCAATAAATTTAGTGATCTACCCGAATTCTTTAAGAAGCACAATGTAGAGGTTACCTGCTCGCTGCCCTTCTACAGTAAGTCCAGAACAGACCGGCAGCGTGGGGAAGGCACGTATGACAAATCAATAACGGCTCTCAAGAGATTGAATGAAATTGGGTACGGAAAAGAAGGCACCGGCCTAATGTTGAATCTGGTTTATAATCCTGTTGGTGCTTTTTTGCCGGGAGATCAAGCGGAAATCAGGCAAGAGTTTAAAAAAGAGCTGAAGCGAAAGCACGATATTGAGTTCAACGATCTTTTTACTATCACGAATCTGCCTATCAGTCGATTTTTGAATTTCTTATTAATGTCAGGGAATTTGGAGGACTATATGGAGAAGCTGATCGAATCTTTCAACCCTGCAGCTGCAGAAGGAGTGATGTGCCGGAATACGATTTCAATCGGGTGGGATGGTCGTCTTTTCGATTGTGACTTCAATCAAATGCTGGAGATGGAAACTCACAAAGATACCGTGCAGCACATCAAAGATTTTGATCTGGATTCGTTGAATAACAGGGAAATCATGATTAACCAACATTGCTTTGGCTGCACGGCCGGTGCAGGAAGTAGTTGTGGCGGGGCAACTACTTAA
- a CDS encoding glycosyltransferase, with protein sequence MNQRNKLIIFVKNEEAGKTKTRLAATIGDEEALEAYRRLLTYTFSQAKNVNAHKEVWYSRYKAEDDIWASGDFNKKVQSGEDLGKRMSNAFEHSFKKEKVQSVVVIGSDCAELKTEIIEEAYSKLKDHDFVVGPAEDGGYYLLGMSQFYPDVFEGIEWSTESVFDQTVKKIEALDLNLALLQTLNDVDNIDDWNQVKDRL encoded by the coding sequence ATGAACCAAAGAAATAAGCTCATCATTTTTGTAAAAAACGAAGAAGCCGGCAAAACCAAAACAAGATTAGCTGCAACCATTGGGGATGAAGAAGCTTTGGAGGCATACAGGAGGTTGCTGACCTATACCTTCAGTCAGGCAAAAAATGTAAATGCCCATAAAGAAGTATGGTATTCAAGATATAAAGCTGAAGATGATATTTGGGCCTCAGGTGATTTCAACAAAAAAGTGCAGTCTGGGGAAGATCTTGGAAAGCGTATGTCTAATGCTTTTGAGCATTCTTTTAAAAAGGAGAAGGTTCAAAGCGTGGTTGTGATTGGGAGTGATTGTGCAGAGCTGAAAACGGAAATCATTGAAGAAGCCTATTCGAAGCTGAAGGATCACGATTTTGTAGTTGGACCGGCGGAGGATGGTGGGTACTACTTGTTGGGGATGAGCCAATTCTATCCGGATGTTTTTGAAGGAATTGAGTGGAGTACTGAGTCTGTTTTTGATCAAACAGTGAAAAAAATAGAGGCATTAGATTTAAACCTTGCCCTGCTGCAAACACTCAATGACGTTGACAATATTGACGATTGGAATCAGGTCAAAGACCGGTTGTAA
- a CDS encoding TonB-dependent receptor, whose amino-acid sequence MKKINLLLLLTTILTTTLAFGQNTGSIEGTITADPSEERLIGVNVRIVGTSFGSATNIDGEYTINNIRPGEYNIEITYIGFETVLLTGIRVTAGETTELDYALREQVLSAEEEVVVIGAAPIFDVEKSTTSATISRTDIEAAPIQRVEDAVALQSGVVKDPTGLYIKGGRAYETGYVVDGVSAQDPLAGTGFGLDLGSNSFSNVEVITGGVGAEYGDVTSGVVAVQTRDGGDSYEGSFSHKRDNFGSNVMSNQANFYEDVYELTLGGPEPITKKLLPLANINIPGDIYFYATGQVGLADGYTKLSADQIQSSIVDTDFWSPRQGNRWNGMFKLTYNIKPGMRLQGAYQRSLTINQNTRMLQITGADTQIQPGFQFAFSNGFLDNANTYTHDSNLSYLKWTHTVTQTAFYEVQVSRLFTRLRADANGRDWRPENVDGEFDPGSINTYPGEEFEGTDDFTYVLSGPGYINNGGIATLWHDHFAEEVTLKSSLTKYFNERNNQLVVGFEMKFNDYQWIDITRPWIGAPIRIDDNTVSETFRVGESFDAWNVQPMRGAIFLTDKIRYNGLIANIGGRFEYWSPGSYIDDRVAEALDPNTYSTIPEFIAQDYLDETTEIFGNRFKFIFLPKVNVSFPVRENQVLFFNYGHSARIPHPRFVYAGLDPFYQDQSDLPNLGNPNLNREIDISYEIGLRNQITANDALNVSAFWRDKYDFVTSELITVSDIDGRPTTKAFRINGDYARSRGVEVSYIKRYKDLLQGQVSFTYSRAEGLSSTNDDNLNAINASQNVGNNVETPLAWDRPFDIKGNIRFTYDREDPLFDLGPLNQFQMFLSAVWRSGQRYTPYEFIGFERNPVTGVRDWRPIYERLTDPADRYSEVGPAWFYMDFNVRKWFDVNGTRIAAFLEITNILNNQSSVIINPVTGKGYKQYPANQSSLTALRDNRSYDVPSNVRDPRYLDPTDNNLPAYENPANYLEQRHIVFGVSINF is encoded by the coding sequence ATGAAAAAAATTAATCTGCTTTTATTACTCACTACGATACTGACAACAACTCTAGCTTTCGGGCAGAATACAGGTTCAATTGAAGGAACCATCACAGCTGACCCAAGCGAGGAAAGACTCATTGGAGTGAACGTCAGGATTGTTGGGACATCTTTCGGTTCCGCAACAAACATTGATGGAGAATATACTATCAACAATATTCGTCCGGGAGAATATAATATTGAAATCACGTATATAGGTTTTGAAACAGTGTTGCTGACTGGTATCAGAGTTACAGCTGGTGAAACTACCGAGCTGGACTATGCTCTTCGGGAGCAGGTACTGAGTGCAGAAGAAGAGGTAGTCGTAATAGGTGCAGCTCCAATTTTTGATGTAGAAAAATCAACTACCTCAGCAACCATTTCAAGGACTGATATTGAAGCAGCTCCAATTCAACGAGTAGAAGATGCAGTTGCACTGCAATCTGGAGTTGTTAAAGACCCAACAGGATTATATATCAAAGGTGGTCGTGCTTACGAAACCGGCTATGTTGTAGACGGTGTCTCCGCACAGGATCCATTGGCTGGAACAGGGTTTGGATTAGATTTAGGTTCAAACTCATTCAGCAATGTTGAAGTTATTACCGGTGGAGTTGGAGCTGAATATGGAGATGTAACATCTGGGGTTGTTGCTGTTCAAACTCGGGATGGCGGAGATAGTTACGAAGGAAGCTTCTCTCATAAGAGAGATAATTTTGGTTCTAACGTGATGTCGAATCAGGCCAATTTCTATGAAGATGTTTATGAACTTACGCTCGGTGGGCCTGAACCTATCACCAAAAAGCTACTACCTCTGGCAAATATCAACATACCGGGGGATATCTATTTTTATGCAACGGGTCAGGTTGGCTTAGCAGATGGATACACGAAGTTATCAGCAGACCAAATTCAGTCTTCAATTGTAGACACCGATTTTTGGTCACCACGCCAGGGTAATCGCTGGAACGGGATGTTTAAGTTGACGTATAATATCAAGCCGGGAATGAGACTGCAGGGAGCTTATCAGAGGTCGCTTACTATTAACCAGAACACCCGAATGCTTCAAATTACCGGAGCGGATACGCAGATTCAGCCAGGGTTTCAGTTTGCTTTCTCTAACGGTTTCCTTGATAATGCAAATACCTACACGCACGATAGTAACCTGTCTTACTTGAAGTGGACACACACGGTAACCCAAACGGCTTTTTATGAAGTTCAGGTAAGCCGACTATTTACTCGATTACGAGCAGATGCTAACGGCCGCGACTGGAGACCTGAGAATGTGGATGGTGAATTTGATCCGGGAAGTATCAATACCTACCCGGGAGAAGAGTTTGAAGGAACAGATGACTTTACCTACGTCTTATCCGGTCCGGGTTATATAAATAACGGCGGTATTGCTACACTTTGGCACGATCACTTTGCGGAAGAAGTAACGCTGAAATCAAGCCTCACCAAATATTTCAATGAGCGAAATAATCAGTTGGTTGTCGGCTTTGAGATGAAATTTAATGACTACCAGTGGATTGATATAACTCGTCCATGGATTGGAGCACCTATCCGAATTGATGATAATACTGTTTCTGAAACGTTTCGAGTTGGTGAAAGTTTTGACGCATGGAACGTACAGCCAATGCGAGGAGCTATTTTCCTAACTGACAAAATTCGTTATAACGGATTGATCGCTAATATTGGTGGGCGTTTCGAATATTGGTCACCAGGTTCTTACATAGATGACCGGGTGGCAGAAGCTTTAGATCCAAATACCTACTCTACAATACCAGAATTCATTGCCCAGGATTATTTGGACGAAACCACAGAAATATTTGGAAACAGGTTCAAATTCATCTTTTTACCTAAGGTGAATGTGTCTTTTCCGGTAAGAGAGAATCAGGTGCTGTTCTTTAATTATGGACACTCAGCCCGTATTCCTCACCCGAGATTTGTGTATGCCGGGCTTGACCCATTTTATCAGGATCAGTCAGACTTGCCTAACTTGGGTAATCCAAATCTGAATCGCGAAATTGATATTTCATACGAAATTGGACTACGTAATCAGATTACGGCAAACGATGCCTTGAACGTCTCAGCATTCTGGCGTGATAAGTATGACTTTGTAACTTCTGAGCTAATAACGGTTTCCGATATTGATGGAAGGCCGACAACGAAAGCATTCAGAATTAACGGTGATTATGCACGATCCCGAGGTGTGGAAGTAAGCTACATCAAGCGGTATAAAGATCTATTGCAAGGTCAGGTTTCATTCACCTATTCACGAGCTGAAGGACTTAGCTCAACAAACGATGATAACCTCAATGCAATTAATGCCAGCCAAAATGTGGGAAATAATGTAGAAACCCCACTAGCCTGGGATCGCCCTTTTGACATCAAAGGGAACATACGTTTTACCTATGACAGGGAAGATCCTCTTTTCGATTTAGGTCCATTAAACCAGTTCCAGATGTTTTTATCTGCAGTATGGCGAAGTGGACAAAGATATACGCCGTATGAGTTTATTGGTTTTGAGCGAAACCCGGTGACTGGTGTTCGTGACTGGAGACCAATTTATGAGCGATTAACTGACCCTGCAGATAGATACAGTGAAGTGGGGCCCGCTTGGTTCTATATGGATTTTAATGTCCGAAAGTGGTTTGATGTAAATGGAACACGAATTGCGGCCTTCCTTGAGATCACAAATATTTTGAATAATCAGAGTTCGGTTATTATTAATCCGGTAACTGGAAAAGGATATAAACAATACCCTGCTAATCAGTCATCATTGACTGCATTGAGAGATAACAGAAGCTATGATGTGCCAAGCAATGTAAGAGATCCTCGTTACCTAGATCCAACTGATAATAACTTGCCGGCCTACGAAAACCCGGCCAATTATCTGGAGCAGCGTCACATCGTATTCGGAGTATCTATAAACTTTTAA
- a CDS encoding alkaline phosphatase family protein encodes MKRHVFLPLIVISCLFAFGCQQETSHTPKGEKLLLLSFDGFRYDYLSKAETPNFDHLVEGGVISDGLIPIFPSKTFPNYYAIATGLYPENNGFVGNSMYDPEMDARFSMGNRDAVENPDWYQGEPIWNTVEKNGKQAGTMFWVGSETPIQDMRPTHWKSYDGSMPDSARIDSVVKWLSYGNELEVDFATVYFSFVDSRGHRYGPDSPEVVEAIRRADDLVGYLIEKMNQSRLKEYTNLMIVSDHGMAEVSPDRKVVLDDMIDPDDLELVEYSPSLMANVKDGKLDEVYNALKANEENFKVYKKEDIPDRYHLKNHPRIPELLMVADLGYTINSRDYFESRDNYPSGGVHGFDNMETEMHAIFVANGPDFKSGYRMQAFQNVHLYALMAHLLEVEPAQTDGNLNTVSVMLKQ; translated from the coding sequence ATGAAAAGGCATGTATTCCTTCCGCTAATAGTGATTTCATGTCTTTTTGCTTTCGGATGTCAGCAAGAGACAAGCCATACTCCTAAAGGAGAAAAACTTCTCCTCCTATCTTTTGACGGATTTAGATATGACTATTTATCCAAAGCCGAAACTCCCAATTTCGATCATTTGGTTGAAGGTGGAGTTATAAGTGATGGCTTGATTCCTATCTTTCCGTCTAAAACATTTCCAAACTATTATGCTATTGCCACGGGGTTGTATCCTGAGAATAATGGCTTTGTAGGAAACAGCATGTATGATCCTGAAATGGATGCTCGGTTTTCGATGGGGAACAGAGATGCAGTCGAGAACCCAGATTGGTACCAAGGCGAGCCCATCTGGAATACGGTGGAAAAGAACGGCAAACAGGCCGGCACGATGTTTTGGGTTGGCTCGGAAACACCCATACAGGATATGCGCCCAACTCACTGGAAGAGTTACGATGGAAGCATGCCTGATTCTGCTCGTATCGATAGCGTTGTTAAATGGCTTTCGTATGGAAACGAATTGGAAGTAGATTTCGCGACGGTTTATTTTAGTTTTGTGGATAGCAGGGGTCACAGGTATGGACCTGATTCTCCGGAAGTGGTGGAAGCTATCAGGCGAGCCGATGACTTAGTGGGATACCTGATTGAAAAGATGAACCAGTCCAGACTCAAAGAATACACCAACCTTATGATTGTTTCTGATCACGGCATGGCTGAAGTATCCCCGGATCGAAAAGTTGTTTTGGACGATATGATAGATCCAGACGATCTTGAGCTTGTTGAGTACAGTCCTTCGTTAATGGCTAATGTGAAAGACGGAAAATTAGATGAAGTTTATAATGCCCTGAAAGCAAACGAAGAGAATTTCAAAGTCTATAAGAAGGAAGATATTCCGGATCGATATCATCTTAAAAATCACCCCAGAATACCAGAGTTGCTAATGGTGGCTGACCTTGGATACACTATTAATTCCAGAGATTATTTTGAATCTCGAGATAATTATCCTTCAGGTGGAGTTCATGGTTTTGATAATATGGAGACGGAAATGCACGCGATTTTTGTAGCAAACGGACCTGATTTCAAAAGCGGATACAGGATGCAAGCATTTCAAAACGTGCATTTATACGCATTGATGGCGCACCTTTTAGAGGTTGAACCGGCTCAAACCGATGGGAATTTAAACACCGTTTCTGTGATGTTGAAGCAATAA
- a CDS encoding ferredoxin — protein MPYIVTEPCIQCKYTNCAAVCPVDAFREGPNFLVIDPMECIDCDACVSECPVEAIYPDDEVPEKWEDYIDLNERLAENWEDRIINETQDALPDADEWAEKEDKKDQLVETW, from the coding sequence ATGCCATACATTGTTACCGAACCCTGCATCCAATGTAAATATACTAACTGCGCTGCCGTATGTCCGGTAGATGCATTTCGGGAAGGACCTAACTTCCTCGTAATTGATCCAATGGAATGTATCGACTGCGATGCTTGCGTTTCAGAATGCCCTGTAGAAGCTATTTATCCTGATGATGAAGTGCCCGAGAAATGGGAAGACTATATTGATCTCAATGAAAGGCTTGCTGAAAATTGGGAAGATCGTATCATCAACGAAACTCAGGATGCTTTACCTGACGCCGACGAATGGGCAGAAAAAGAAGACAAAAAAGATCAGCTGGTAGAAACCTGGTAG
- the folP gene encoding dihydropteroate synthase, protein MGIINATPDSFSDGGQYEDHSRAMDRIHIMLQNGADIIDVGGESTRPGADLVTVDDEIARVIPLLEKAIPTFSNAIFSIDTTKFEVAKKALEAGVKIVNDVSGLQKEPRLADLCAEFGATYILMHSQGDSKTMQNNPEYDDVVNDVMSFFERQAKEAKKRGVHHIVLDPGIGFGKTLEHNLKLVAHLDKFKKFGFPILVGASRKSMIGSILDNRPTDERMIGTVALHYHALMKGANILRVHDVKEASDSIRIFNAVQTQQ, encoded by the coding sequence ATGGGGATTATCAACGCTACGCCTGACTCATTTAGCGATGGCGGGCAATATGAGGATCACAGCAGGGCAATGGACCGCATTCACATTATGCTTCAAAATGGGGCTGATATTATTGATGTGGGAGGTGAATCAACGCGGCCGGGAGCTGATCTTGTTACTGTGGATGATGAAATAGCACGGGTTATACCGTTACTCGAAAAAGCTATCCCCACTTTTAGCAATGCCATCTTTTCTATAGACACCACGAAGTTTGAGGTTGCAAAGAAAGCATTGGAAGCGGGTGTTAAAATCGTTAACGATGTAAGCGGCCTTCAAAAAGAACCCCGCCTTGCAGATCTGTGTGCTGAATTTGGTGCTACTTATATTCTGATGCATTCACAGGGGGATTCTAAAACGATGCAGAATAACCCTGAATATGACGATGTGGTCAATGATGTGATGTCTTTCTTTGAACGGCAAGCTAAGGAAGCTAAAAAAAGAGGGGTTCATCATATTGTACTTGATCCCGGCATTGGCTTTGGAAAAACGCTGGAGCACAATCTTAAACTGGTTGCTCATCTTGACAAGTTTAAAAAATTTGGTTTTCCTATATTAGTTGGAGCTTCGCGCAAATCCATGATCGGTAGTATTTTAGATAACCGGCCTACAGACGAAAGAATGATTGGAACCGTTGCTCTTCACTATCATGCGCTTATGAAAGGTGCAAATATATTGCGTGTTCATGATGTGAAGGAAGCTTCCGATTCAATTCGTATATTCAACGCAGTTCAAACCCAACAATAA
- a CDS encoding TIGR00159 family protein, with protein MFPIGFLEFGLKDFAETLVIALVLVYLYRWVKGTFAIQAALGILFVVIINVIIGLLGFTTINSILSQILDVGVIALIILFQPEIRKLLYRLGTNTSLDRFFSTSNSDRTIDEIIDAVKEMSKNKTGALIVFARTSSLQDLVDAGVNIDAEIRSELINTIFQKETPLHDGAVVIRGNRIVAASCYLPISQNPNISSSFGTRHRAAVGISESNNVFVIVVSEETGRISIARNGALTSGLTIQKLRAEMEESFGTQKFDEDVAFSSAQTDMNLN; from the coding sequence TTGTTTCCCATTGGTTTCCTTGAGTTCGGCTTAAAAGATTTTGCCGAAACGCTTGTCATAGCACTTGTACTGGTATATTTATACCGGTGGGTGAAGGGTACGTTTGCCATTCAGGCTGCGTTGGGAATATTGTTTGTAGTGATTATCAACGTGATAATTGGTTTGCTCGGCTTTACCACCATTAATTCGATACTCAGTCAGATTTTAGATGTTGGGGTGATCGCTTTAATTATCCTATTTCAGCCAGAGATACGGAAACTTTTATACAGGCTTGGAACCAATACCAGTCTCGATCGCTTTTTCTCGACCTCGAATTCTGACCGGACTATTGATGAGATCATTGATGCGGTGAAAGAAATGTCGAAGAATAAAACAGGTGCACTTATTGTATTTGCACGAACATCGTCACTGCAGGATTTAGTAGATGCCGGGGTAAATATTGATGCTGAAATACGCAGTGAGCTCATCAACACGATTTTTCAAAAAGAAACACCGCTACATGATGGGGCTGTCGTAATCCGCGGAAATAGAATTGTTGCTGCAAGTTGTTATTTGCCCATCTCACAAAACCCAAATATTTCATCTTCATTTGGAACACGTCACAGAGCTGCCGTAGGTATTAGCGAATCCAATAACGTATTCGTGATTGTGGTTTCAGAAGAGACTGGGCGTATATCTATCGCCAGAAACGGAGCGCTTACCAGTGGACTTACCATCCAGAAACTGCGTGCAGAAATGGAAGAAAGCTTTGGAACCCAGAAGTTCGATGAAGACGTAGCTTTCAGTTCAGCCCAAACCGATATGAACCTGAACTAG
- a CDS encoding aldo/keto reductase, with the protein MNYRTLGKTGFKISEVSLGTWQLGGKWGTEFDHNVAQKTLEEAIAHGCNFIDTADVYKATDSEVAVGKAIKNADKRIYVATKCGRQINPHTNENYTAEKLRSYVEDSLQRLDVETIDLIQLHCPPTEVYYRPEIFGEFEKLKEEGKIQNLGVSIEKVEEGLKALEYDNVTSIQVIYNMFRQRPHELLFPKAKEKNIGIIVRVPLASGLLTGKFSKDTTFGENDHRNFNRDGSAFDVGETFSGIPYETGIEAVEKLKDHLPDNQDLVQLALKWVLMRDEVSCVIPGASSVKHVADNLAASDADPISDNIMNEIEKIYEDDIKPLVHQRW; encoded by the coding sequence ATGAATTATAGAACGTTAGGCAAAACCGGATTCAAAATTTCTGAAGTATCGCTTGGAACATGGCAGCTTGGAGGAAAATGGGGAACCGAATTTGATCATAATGTAGCCCAAAAGACTCTGGAAGAAGCTATAGCTCATGGCTGTAATTTCATTGATACCGCAGATGTGTATAAGGCAACCGACAGTGAAGTTGCGGTAGGTAAAGCCATCAAAAATGCTGACAAACGAATTTATGTTGCCACTAAATGCGGACGGCAGATTAATCCTCACACTAACGAAAATTATACAGCTGAAAAGCTTCGGAGTTATGTAGAGGACTCTCTCCAACGGTTAGATGTTGAAACCATCGACCTTATTCAACTTCACTGCCCGCCAACAGAAGTTTATTATCGGCCTGAGATTTTTGGTGAATTTGAGAAACTTAAAGAGGAAGGCAAAATCCAAAATCTCGGTGTTAGCATCGAGAAGGTTGAAGAAGGTTTAAAAGCTCTGGAATATGATAACGTGACGAGCATTCAGGTAATTTATAATATGTTTCGTCAGCGACCGCATGAGCTCCTTTTTCCTAAAGCAAAAGAAAAGAATATAGGTATCATCGTCAGAGTACCTTTGGCTAGTGGATTGCTGACGGGTAAGTTTTCTAAAGACACGACTTTTGGAGAGAATGATCACCGTAATTTCAATCGTGATGGAAGTGCTTTTGATGTTGGGGAGACCTTTTCCGGTATTCCTTACGAAACCGGTATTGAAGCTGTAGAAAAATTGAAAGACCACCTTCCTGACAACCAGGATTTGGTACAACTTGCACTGAAATGGGTGCTAATGAGAGATGAAGTCAGCTGTGTGATACCGGGTGCATCATCTGTTAAACACGTTGCTGATAACCTTGCAGCTTCTGATGCTGATCCCATTTCTGATAATATCATGAATGAAATTGAAAAGATTTATGAAGATGATATCAAGCCCTTAGTTCATCAGCGGTGGTAG
- a CDS encoding transposase: MSRKYKFHNQSSPYFVTFSVINWIDVFIRPNYQEILLSSFRFCQNKKGLILYAWCIMPSHVHLIIGTKKQPMQNILRDFKSFTSRKLKEEIASYPKESRKEWMTWMMKRAGLKNGNNHNWQFWQQHNHPIELTSGNMIHQKLEYLHFNPVKAGFVKHPKHWKYSSADDYYGGKGILDIEIIY, encoded by the coding sequence ATGAGCCGAAAATATAAGTTCCATAATCAGTCCAGCCCTTACTTTGTGACTTTTTCTGTGATAAACTGGATTGACGTTTTCATAAGACCAAACTATCAAGAAATCTTACTTAGTAGCTTTAGGTTTTGCCAAAACAAAAAAGGTCTAATTCTTTATGCATGGTGTATAATGCCGAGTCATGTTCATTTAATCATAGGGACAAAAAAGCAACCCATGCAAAATATTCTGCGAGATTTTAAAAGTTTCACCTCAAGAAAGCTTAAAGAAGAGATTGCATCTTATCCGAAAGAAAGTCGGAAAGAATGGATGACTTGGATGATGAAAAGAGCCGGACTAAAAAATGGGAATAACCATAACTGGCAATTTTGGCAACAACATAATCACCCTATAGAATTAACTTCAGGCAATATGATTCATCAAAAATTGGAGTATTTGCATTTCAACCCTGTGAAAGCTGGTTTTGTTAAGCATCCCAAACATTGGAAGTATAGTAGCGCCGATGACTATTATGGTGGCAAAGGAATACTGGATATTGAAATTATTTACTAG